The following DNA comes from Winogradskyella sp. PG-2.
ATCATAAAAACTATCCTTAATCCAAATACCTAGCGTTAATGCTTCTTGTACAGCATATAAGGTTTGGTTTAAATAAACAGGAAGTGCTACAGACTCTGGCAATAATCGTTTCTTTAGTGCTAAAATTGTTTTAGATACTGAAGTTACAGCTACATTACTTCCATTATTTGCTCTGGACAAATACAAAAGAATAGATTCATCTTTACCATCATTATCTTTATTCTTAGCACGTTGACTTTGCTCCCATTGAATAGATTTTAAATAAGACGTAGCCTCATCTCGAAGCATATCGAGCTCATTTTGTTTTATAGGGAATGTTGAGTTGTGTTCCATATTATTAGTTTATAGCCTAAGTGTAAAGTCAAAATACTAAGACTGTTAATGACTACTATTTATTTTGTTTTCAATTCAGAAACCTGAATTGGAGCTTGCGCTAACTTATTCATTATTTCTGGTGTTTTGTTATATAGTAATTGTATGATGCGATGCGGAGCAAAGACATAACGTTGTCTATACATTGCGTCCCAACGCTGAAAGGTTTGCTTACTAAAAAAACTGCCTTCTTTAAATTCACTACTAGATTTTAATTCATCTATTTTAAACGAGATCGCATAAGACTCTAAAGGAATTTCTTTCTGAGTAATCCCTTGCAAAATAGCATGCGTCACTTTATTCTCGTCTTTTGCGAATACATTATGTATAGGACCTAAATCAATACGCTTAATAAGTTTTGGTAATACCTTTGGTAAACGTTTATCAATTGCATAGGCCATTGTATCTAATGGCATTTCACGGTCAGATGTGTTTTTTAAAACCGTATAGATTTCGTCTTTATAATCATTGACGTTTCTACCTTCATAATCAAAATACATATAACAAACAAAAGGTCTGTTATGGGTAACATCGTAGAAACTCCAACTTACTAAATATTCAGTTTCAGATTCTTCTGGTGTATTAATGATTTTGCCTTGTACGAAACGATTAAAAATATATTCCTTTTTTGCAGACGTATAATATACTATTGATGATGCTTGAAATAGCTTACGCTTAGCAATCGGTTCTTTTTTACGCATCAAAGTATCTAAAAACTCATCCTTCAGTGTATCTATATCTGTTAATTTACCAAGATATTCTTCGCGTAACTCTAAATCATTGAATAAATATCGGAATTCAAGATAATTTGGAAAACCAGAATCGGTTAAATCTACTTTCATGTTTTCCTCGTCATCATACATGTATTTAACACGCATGGCTTCAATAGAATACAATAACAAATCACTGTATTGTTTAAAGAGTTTAACCTCTTGCTTATTTAGAATTTGTTTGTTTTGTACCGCGACAATAAGCTCTTTTAGTGTGAAATCTATCATCTTGTGATAAAATACATACTGCTCTTTAGAGTCTAATTCAGCTGAATCTAATGGAGTTACAATCATTTGGTTGAATCTTCTTTAGCTTCTCGAAAAAAAGAATGAATTGTAAATAATGAAATACCAAGAATAAAACCAAATAATATTGAACCTGTAAAGTCATTATTACAATGAACAAAAAAAATTACAACACTAAAAATCAAGGAATAGCCTAAAAATAATTTTAAACTGTTAATTGTAAAGTACTTTTTCAAAACTTATCCAAGTAAATCATCATCATTAGCCTCAGGTTTTAGTTCGCCTTCTGGCTCACCTCCATCAGATGGTGCGTTAGGATCAGCCTTATAATATTCATCAAAAATCTCTTTCATATCAATACCATAACGGTCTGCGAAGTTTTTCTGAATTTCTTCATCCTTAGTTCTGATTTCTTTTAAAGCTTCGGCATAACTTCCATAAACACCTTGCATAACCTTTTCGTGAACTGGAATATTATCCATCATTTCCTGACGTGCTTTAGCACTAGCTGTATGCATCGCTGCTAAAGTTTCACCAATATGCTCATCAGTTTTAACACCTAAGTGTTCTAAGATTGCAGCAAATTCTTGGTCAGTTCTAGCCTTTAATGCCACGACATATCCATCGTAATACTTAAGACGTTCATCAGTATCTGATTTTAATTTAGCTCTATGTGTTTGTAAATTACTTCTTAAAGATGTTAGTACTTTAATTGTTAAGTTATGTTTGTGTACAAAACTATCTTTTGAAGCAGCAAGCGTTGTGTAGGCATTTTTAAGACCTTCAAGCTCTTCTACTTTTTGCTCAAGCTGAGTTACTTTTTCTAAAGCTTCAGAATATTCTGTCGATTGTTTGTCAGCAACTTCTTCTAAGGCTTGACGTGCTTGTTTCAATAATGCATATTGCTCTTCGAGTTTAGCCTCTACTTCTTTTTTCTTTTGTAATGCCTTAGTATGATTATTACTTGCCTCTACAATTGCAGTTTTAAGGCTTTCCTCTACTTCTTTAATCTCTAGCTCTCTATCTTTTAAACGTTTAATTGCTGCTTGGCTCTTAAATGATAGCTCATTTAGTAGCGTTTGAACATCTGCCGTTTCAATACGTTGCTGAAACATTGCTTTTGCTTTATTATCTGAAGCATCACGCTCCTTTTGGGCTGCTTGTAATTCTTGTTCAGCATCTCTAATCTTTCCTTTTCTTCCCCAAAGATTATTCCACCATGTATCTGGCTTGTTTTTAGCATCTTCAAGTTCAACTTTAGCGCGTTCTAGACGTTTTATCGCATCATCGATGATTTTCTGCTCAGCTGCATTTAATGCAGAAAAACCTTCGAACATAATACCTACTTCATCTTGATAGTCTGTTAAATCTTTAATCGCATCAAGCAAAGTAGTTCTATCTTTCTCTGCCATATCAACCACATTGTCTAATGTGGCATTCAATATTTTCTGACGACTTTCAGGATCATCCTCTTGCGCCAATTTTGACTTCATTTGGTCTATGGCTTTTCCCCAGTTGACATCTACTTTTTCAGTTCTTTCTTGAGAGTTAGTCTCTAATAAATCAAAATCATCAGACATATTATAAAATGTGTTTTAGTTGAACAATTTTTGGATAAGCAATTTCGGGAATTTTTTATGACTATAAAAACTTTACTTGCTAAATATATGTAGCATTTGTAATAAAAATGTTACAAAATTTCAATAATGAATCAGTCTTGAATATCTTTAAAGAAAAATCTGAAAAATGAAAGCTTTAAAATCCACATTAGTATTAATACTTATTATAGCGTTATTTAATTGTAAAAGTGAAAAAGAGAATTCAGAAATTGCAATAAATAATGATAGTATAACCAAAGAAGAGAATGTTAAGGTAATTCCCATAACGCATGGCACTTTAGTTTTAGAAACAGAGTCCGAAGTTATTTATATTGACCCAACTGGTGGTGCTGAAGCTTTTAAAGGACAAAAAAATTCAACTTTAGTCTTAATTACTGATATACATGGTGACCATCTAAGAAAAAGTACACTTGAAGCATTAAAGCTTAATGATGTTACTATTATTGGTCCAAAAGCTGTTACAGACAAAATTCCAAGTACCACAAGTAAAACTATAGTTACTATTAATAATGGTGACAGCTATAATCATAATACTATAAATATTGAGGCTATACCAATGTATAATTTACGGGAAGAAGCCTTAAAATATCATAGTAAAGGAAGAGGAAATGGTTATGTTTTAACAGTAAATAATGAACGCATCTATATTTCAGGTGATACTGAGGATATCCCAGAAATGCGAAATTTGGAAAACATAGATAAAGCATTTATATGCATGAATCTTCCATGGACAATGACTGTAAAAAATGCTGCAAATGCCGTTTTAGAGTTTAAGCCAAAATCTGTGTATCCTTATCATTACAGAGGTTCAGAAAGCATGAATGATGTGGAATTATTTAAGAAATTGGTAAATGAAGGGAACTCTGCTATCGAAGTTTTACTTTTAGACTGGTATTAGATAAATAATTATGTTAAAATTTTGAGTTGTTAACAACTTCAAAGATTGTGCTCTTTAGCCTAAAATAGTGCGTTTTGTCGTGTTTTTAGATCCTTTAAACGATAAAATTGTTAACATTAAAACGGTAAATTATTAAATATTAAGTATTTACATTCAGTTTTTTTTATATATTAGTACCACAGAACCCAAATCTAAATATTATAAACATGCTTAACAAACTACTTTCTAAGCCTTTAGTCGTGACTACTACTCAACTTACGATGATTCTAATTGCAGTAGCTTCCATATTTCTCATTTTTATAATTATTGCCATCATTAAGATGTATAAATTAAAAGCTGAGAATAAAAAATTAATGGAAACTAATGCTTTTAAAGAAGTTGATGAATCCTATAAAGATTTCACAAGTGGTCACCTTTATGGTGACAATTAATTATTATATTTTATGAAATCAATGTCCCTAATCTTTATGGATCTATTGCGTGACGATTCTTCTGAAAGAATAATTATCATTTTATCAATTGCAATAGTTACAATAATAAGTTTATTGATTTTATCACTATTTAAAGCTCGTAAATTAAAAGCGAGAATTAAAGATTTAGAAGAAAGTAAAAAATAACTACTAATAAATAACGTTTGCAAATTCTAATCTTAATAATTCTTTTTAACACTATTGTTCTTTTTATCGCTTTTAAAACTAAGCGATTTTTATATACTATTCCTCCTGAGGAACAATGGAAAGATGAACTAGATAAATTTGATTCCAACTATAAAAAACTAGAAGAGTTAAATATTATAGATACTTATAAATTAAGTTCTGAACATATATACTAAAATATAAAAGCCAGCAAATGCTGGCTTTTATATTTTAGTATAATTCTCGTTGTTACTACCTAACTAATTTTCTATACTTAATACGTTTTGGCATTAAATCTCCGCCCAAACGTTTCTTCTTATTTTCTTCGTAATCACTAAATCCACCTTCAAAGAAATAGACTTGAGAATCTCCTTCAAAAGCTAAGATGTGTGTGCATATTCTATCTAAGAACCATCTATCATGACTAATCACAACTGCACAACCAGCAAAATTTTCCAAGCCTTCTTCAAGCGCTCTTAATGTATTGACATCTAAGTCATTAGTTGGCTCGTCTAAAAGCAATACATTACCTTCTTCTTTTAGTGTCATTGCTAAATGTAAGCGGTTACGTTCACCACCAGAAAGCAATTTAACTTTCTTATTCTGTTCACTTCCAGAGAAATTAAATCGACTCAAGTATGCTCTAGAATTTACCTGTTTCCCACCCATCATAACCAACTCTTGCTCATCACTGAAGTTTTGCCATATTGATTTTTCAGGATCTATATTAGAATGCTTCTGATCTACATACGCGATTTGAGCCGTTTCACCAACTTTAAATTCGCCTTTATCTGGTGTTTCCTCACCCATTATCATTCTAAAAATAGTTGTTTTACCAGCACCATTAGGTCCAATAACACCAACAATGCCTGCTTGAGGAAGGTTAAAATTTAAATCGTCATATAATAATTTATCATCGTAACCTTTAGCAACACCTGATGCTTCGATGACGTTAGTTCCTAAACGTTTACCATTTGGTATGTATATTTCAAGTTTTTCATCAAGTTGTTTTTGATCTTGACTCATTAACTTATCATAATTCTTTAAACGCGCTTTTTGCTTAGTTTGGCGTCCTTTCGCACCTTGTCTTACCCATTCTAGCTCTCGCTCTAAAGTTTTTTGACGTTTAGAGGCTGTTTTACTTTCTTGAGCCATACGCTTAGACTTTTGATCTAGCCAAGATGAGTAATTCCCTTTCCAAGGAATGCCTTCTCCTCTATCGAGTTCTAAAATCCAACCAGCAACATTATCTAAAAAGTATCTATCGTGCGTCACTGCGATTACAGTACCTTTATATTGTGCTAAATGATGTTCTAACCAATGAACTGATTCCGCATCTAAATGGTTAGTTGGCTCATCTAATAATAAAACATCTGGTTCTTTTAATAATAAACGACATAAAGCAACGCGACGACGTTCACCACCTGAAAGTACACCAATCTTCTTATCACCATCTGGAGTACGTAATGCATCCATAGCAATTTCAAGCTTTGTATCTAGTTCCCAAGCACCTGCTGCATCAATCTGGTCTTGTAGTTCGGCCTGTCTGTTCATTAGCTTTTCCATTTTATCTGCATCGCTATAAACCTCCTCTAAACCAAACTGTTCATTAATACTATTGTATTCGTCTAATATTGCAACAGTTTCTGCAGCACCTTCACGAACTACTTCCATTACTGTTTTCTCATCATCTAATTGTGGCTCTTGTTCCAAATAACCAACTGTATAGCCAGGTTGAAAAATAACGTCTCCTTGATAGTTTTTATCAACACCTGCGATAATCTTTAATAACGTGGACTTACCAGAACCATTAAGACCTAAGATTCCTATTTTAGCTCCATAGAAAAAGCTTAAATAAATATTTTTTAAAACTGGCGTATTAGCACCTTGAAAGGTCTTTGTAAGACCAGACATTGCAAATATTACTTTTTTATCATCACTCATTATACGCGTCCTTTTAAAGCATTAAACACCCATGCAATAGCAAAAAAGCCAATTCCTACTGCTGCAAATCCCCAACCCGCAACGTCATCATACCTAAATGCTCCTAAAGCAATCAGTCCTAATCCAACAATAACCATAATTGTAGTAGCCCAAGCCAACACTGTATTTTTATTCATTGCCATAATTTAGTTCTATTTAATTTTGATAGTTAGTCGAAACACAAATATCGTAAATAAATGTGTAACTCATTACCAACATAAAAGGCTATATTTAAATAATATAAATTTTGTTAAGTAATGATTTTTAGAAGCATAAAAAATATTTACTCAATAGTTGTATTTGTATTAGCATTTACGGCTTGCGCACAAGAAAAGTATAGAAACACTAGCTTAAAGCCTATAAACCATTCTGAATATAATTTAGATAGTCTAAAATCTGTACTTAATAGTTATGTGGATCGTAAACAATTAGCAGGTTTACAAACTGCTATACATCACAAAGGAGAACTCATACATTACGATTCTTATGGTTATGCTAATATTGAAAGAAAGAAACCTTTGAATGAACAAAGTATCTTTCGCATTTTCTCTATGACCAAACCTATTACGTCAGTTGGATTAATGCAATTATACGAACAAGGTGAATTTAAACTTGATGATCCTTTACACCTTTATATACCAGAGTTTGAAAACATGACCGTATTTAATGAAGATAATGAAATTGTACCTACTAAGAATGCTATAAAAGTTATTGATTTACTTAGACATAGTTCTGCATTAGTTATGGCAGAAGTCCAAACTCAGACTTAAATAATTTGTATGCAACAGCTAACTTAGGAAACTCACAAGGTTTAAAAATTTTATTGATAAAATAAGTAAGCTCCCTCTTCTCTTTGAACCAGGAACTGCTTATGAATATGGGCACTCAACTGAAATTTGTGGTTATTTGATTGAGGTCTTAAGTGGACAGCCTGTAGAAAATTATCTTCAAGAGCACATTTTAAATCCCTTAAACATGAAAGACATACGCTTTCAACTTCCTAAAGAGAAAATAAAACATTTTACAACAGGTTATCGGGCCGGTAACAATGGAAGTCTGGAAATTGCAGAATTACCAGAAGAAAGTATGTTTATAAACCAACCTAACTTTATTAGAGCTGGTGGCGGCTTGGTTTCTACAACTAATGACTATATTAATTTTTGTAAAATGCTTCTTAACAAAGGCTCTCTATATGGTCATCAATTTTTGAAACCTGAGACCATTGATTTAATGACTAAAAATCATTTAGCTTCAGTTAGAGAGCATACACCAAGATTACGAATTTTACCAAATGAGACTGGTTTTGGTTTGGGGTTTTCTATTGCAGAGCAAGATAATGGATCTGTTGTTTATGGTTGGGGAGGTGCCGTTGGAACTTATTTTAGAGTAGATCCAGAGAAAGACTTAGCTTATATTATGATGATTCAGATATCACCTTATAGACAATTGTTTTTACGAGAAACGTTTCAAACTTTGGTGAACGATGTTATTAAAAATAAAAAAAACATCCATAATTAGGATGCTTTTCCGCTATTAACCGATTATAGATTTAGTCCATAGGAACTTCAACAATAACTAGTTCTGAATTTCCATTAGATTTTATTTGAATATTTTCTGTGTCAGAAATACCAATAGCGTCTCTTTTATTCAGTAAGTTTCCATCTACTTCAATATTACCATCAACAACAAAAATGTATAAGCCATTATTACTAGATTTTATATTTAAATCTATGGATTTACCCGAATCTAAATTCGACCTATAAATATACGCTTGCTGACTAATTGGTAGAGCATCTCCTTCTAATTTGTCTTTTGGTGCAATAACCGTTTGAAGTTTATTTATTCTATCTTCAACAGGAAATTCCCGTTGCTCATAATTGGGTTTTACACTCATTTCTTCTGGAATAATCCATAATTGAAGAAAGTTAACTTCGTCCATTTTACTATCATTAAATTCAGAATGTGTTAAACCGGTCCCTGCACTCATTACTTGTACTTCGCCAACTTCAATAGCACGTTTGTTTCCCATACTGTCTTTATGTGAGAGTGCTCCTTTTAACGGGATTGAAATAATCTCCATATTCTGATGTGGATGTGTTCCAAATCCCATTTTTGGTTGAACTAAATCGTCATTTAATACGCGTAGCATTCCAAAATTATTACGCTCTGGATTTTGATAGCTTGAGAAACTAAATGTGTGATGTGACTTTAACCAGCCATGATCTGCATAACCTCGAGTGTCTGCTTTGTGAATTATTGTTTGCATAGTTTTATTTTTTAAGGTTAGATTTCTGCCTTTGCAGAAAAAACTAGTTTGTTGGAAGAAATCCCATTTTACCCATTTGGTAATCTCTCATGGCTTCCATAATTTCAGTTTGATTATTCATTACATATGGCCCATAAGTAGCTACTGGTTCATTAAAAGGTTCACCAGATAAAAATAGCAACAGACTATTGTCCTCTGCTTCAATTGAAAATCCATCACCATCTTGATTAAACTGAATAATTTGATTTTTATTCAATTCTAAAGTAGTTGCACTATTGACTTTAGTCTGTCCTTTTAATAAGTACAACATACCTTGTTGTGAATTATCGAAATTGATAGTCTGTTTTCCTCCAGCCTTTGCTTCAATCATAAAAGCATTAATTGCAGTTTGTGTCCCAATTCTTCCAAAAGTCTGGTTGAGTTTTCCAGCAATGATTCTAGTTTCAATTTTTCCATCATCTGATGTTACGATTCTAAAATCCTCGTGTTTTACATGCTGGTAATTTGCTTCCATCATCTTTTTCTCAGCTGGAAGATTTAACCATAATTGAATGCCTTCAATAGTTCCTCCTTTTTTAACAAAAGCTTTTGATGGTCCTTCTGCATGGATAATACCTCTACCAGCAGTTGTCCATTGTACATCCCCAGCTTTTACAACACTTTCGTTTCCTAAAGAATCACGATGTAATTGTTCGCCTTGAATTAAAAAGGTTACAGGTTCAAAACCTCTATGTGGATGAGGACCTAAATCAAAGGGATTACTTTTTTCATGAATTTCATAAGGTCCATAATGATGTAATAGAATAAATGGGTCAACCATTTCTATTTGTTGTGTAGGTAACGGTTGACGTAATCGTATTGGCCCCATATTAACGAAATCGCTTCGTCCTACTCTATGTATTGTATTTAGTTTCATGTGTTATTACTTATTTTTTATTATTGTCATATGGAATATCCCTTTAAACTATATTGAATGTTTTAATATGTTCAATAGGATATTTCATATTAACTTTGTTATTATATTTTCCATGGAAAATATTTAGCTAAAAAAAATACGCTAGTCTGTATTCTTTTTAGATTCTTACTACGCAGGAAATTTATTAGCGCATTTTATCTAGCAGATTACTCAATTGCCCTGCCTCTTCTTCATTTAAGTTTTTCAATAAATCATAATTCAAATTTCTTGGAATAGATTTTAATAAGTCTCTTCCCTCATTGGTAATAATAATCTTAACTACACGTCTATCATGTTCTGATGGTAAACGTTCTATATAAGATTTAGCACAAAGTTTATCCATTAATCGTGTGGCATTAGGAGAACGTTCTAACATTCTATCCTTTATAGTTTGAACCTTTAAAGGTTCAGCTGCTCCATTCAATATTCTTAATATATTATACTGCTGTGGAGAAATACCATAGTCTTTAAAGAATTCGTTCTGACAACTTGTTATCCAATTGGCTGTATATATAATATTGAGTAATGCTTTTACTCTATTATTTGGAAATTTTGAATTGATATCTTTTGCTAAATCACCCATTTAAAGACTTTCTGAAAATTGCTCTACTTCTTCTAGTAATTGACTATTTAATTCTTGATTCGTAATCTTTCCATCAGAAAAATTATCTCCAAAAGATGGTAAACTAAAACTGCCAACTATATTTCCTCCCATATATCCAAATCGTCCTTGAGCAATTTCTAAAGCCGTGGCTCCACCTCTTCCACCTGGTGATGTTGCCATAAGTAGCATTGGTTTATCGCTCCACAATTTTCCATCAATTCTAGACATCCAATCAAATAAGTTTTTAAATACTGTTGCATAAGCACCATTGTGTTCTGCCAATGAAAGAACTATGCCATCAGTAGATTTTATTATATCCAAAAAATTCTTAGCGTTATCTGGAATACCATTTGCTAATTCATGATCCATTCCATATAACGGTAATTCAAAGTCATTTAAATCTAACACCTTTACTTCTACTCCATCAACTAATGATGCAGCATAAGTCGCTAATTGTTTGTTTATTGATGTACTACTGTTACTACCCGCAAATGCTATTATATGTTTCATATCTTATGTTTTAATTATTAATAGTACAAATGTAAGATAAAAATATTTATACTCCAAGGAATATACTTCCATGTAATATATTTTTAACATTTCATTTTGAAATTAGTCATTACATCTATGGTTATTCTTTTGTAAATTCGTGCAAAAGAATTGTACTTAATGGATATAAAATTCAATAAAAACGAAGATCATAATAAACTCCTACTCTCAGATTTAAAAAAGCGATTTGCTAAAATAAAACTTGGTGGTGGTCAAAAAAGTATTGATAAGCACCATAGCAAAGGTAAAATGACTGCTCGTGAGCGTATAGATTATTTACTAGACTCAAAAGCTAAATGTATTGAGATTGGTGCTTTTGCTGGTGAAGGCATGTACGAAGACTATGGTGGCTGTCCTTCTGGTGGTGTTGTTATTAAAATTGGTTATATAAAAGGGAAACAATGTATAGTTGTAGCCAATGACGCTACTGTAAAAGCTGGTGCATGGTTTCCAATTACTGGAAAAAAGAACCTTAGAGCTCAAGAAATTGCTATTGAAAACAGATTACCTATTATATATCTTGTAGATAGTGCTGGTGTATTTTTGCCTATGCAAGATGAAATATTTCCTGATAAAGAGCACTTCGGGCGCATCTTTAGAAATAATGCTGTGATGAGTAGTATGGGAATTACCCAAATTGCTGCTGTTATGGGAAGTTGTGTTGCTGGTGGAGCTTATTTACCAATAATGAGTGATGAAGCTTTAATAGTTGATAAAACTGGCAGTATCTTCTTAGCAGGAAGCTATTTAGTAAAAGCTGCTATTGGCGAATCTATTGACAATGAAACCTTAGGTGGAGCTACAACGCATTGTGAAATCTCTGGAGTTACCGATTATAAAGCCAAAGATGATAAAGATGCTTTAGATCGCATTAAAAACATAGTAGATAAAATCGGTGATTTTGATAAAGCCGGTTATAACAGAACTAAAGCTGCAAAACCAAAAGAGAATCCTGAAGATATTTATGGTATTCTACCAAAAAGTAGAGCTGACCAATATGATATGAAGGAAATTATTAAACGTTTGGTTGATAATTCTGAATTTGATGAATATAAAGAAGGTTATGGCCAAACTATAATTACTGCTTACGCTCGTATTGATGGTTGGGCAGTTGGTATTATAGCTAATCAACGCCAATTAGTAAAAACTAAGAAAGGTGAAATGCAATTTGGTGGTGTAATTTATAATGACTCAGCTGATAAGGCTACACGTTTTATAGCCAATTGTAATCAGAAAAAAATTCCTTTGGTGTTTTTACAAGATGTGACAGGGTTTATGGTTGGTAGTAAATCCGAACATTCTGGTATTATAAAAGATGGTGCCAAAATGGTAAATGCAGTAAGTAACTCCGTCGTTCCAAAATTCACAATAGTTTTAGGAAATAGCTATGGAGCTGGAAATTATGCCATGTGCGGAAAAGCTTATGACCCAAGGTTAATTGCTGCATGGCCAAGTGCTGAACTCGCAGTTATGAGCGGAAATTCCGCTGCAAAAGTATTACTCCAAATTGAAAAAGCTTCGCTTAAAAAGAAAGGTGAAACAATAACAAAAGAGAAAGAAGATGAATTATTCAATGAGATAAAATCGAGATACGACAACCAAGTATCTCCTTATTATGCTGCTGCAAGAATATGGACAGATGGTGTTATAAACCCATTAGATACACGAACATGGATTAGTATGGGAATAGAAGCTGCAAATCATGCACCTATTGAAAAACCTTTTAATATGGGAGTATTACAAGTATAAATTTGAATAAAGAAGCAACTCAAAAACAGCCGCTCTATTTAATATTACTACTAATATTAGCAGCAGAGGCTGTTTTTATTTTGCCTTTTGTATTACCTCGTATTTTTAGAACCACGTATTTAGAATCCTTTTCTATTACCCAAATGGAAATAGGAAGTTGCGGCTCAGTTTATGGCATTGTTGCTTTAATATCCTATTTATTTGGTGGTCCACTTGCCGATAGATTTAGACCAAATATTTTAATGTCAGTCGCTCTCATAATTACAGGTTTGGGTGGCATATATTTAGCCACATATCCAAGTTTATATAATCTTCACGTTCTATATGGTTTTTGGGGGTTTACTACTATTTTCTTGTTTTGGGCAGCAATGATAAAAGCTACTCGTATTTGGGGAGGAACAAATAAACAAGGCATCGCTTTTGGTTTTTTAGATGGAGGTCGTGGATTAGTTGCTGCATTATTTGGTTCCGCAGGAGTTCTTATTTTTTCGTTCTTCATAACTAAAGACATTGAATTGACTTCTATTGCAGAACGACGTATTGCTTTCAAAGAAGTTATCACATACACCTCATATGCTGTAATTGCGGTTGGGATTATTGTATTTTTCTTTTTAAAATTAAATATCGAAAAGACTGAATCATCAGAAAAAGCCGCTAAACTCATCACTATTGAAAATTTCAAACTAGTTATGAAGTTTAAAGCAGTTTGGCTTCTAATGATTATTATTCTTTGTGCATATTATGGCTATAAAATGACTAACCTATTTAGTCAATATGCAGAACAGGTCGTACTTTACAACAAAATTGAAGCTGCAAAAGTCGGAACTTACCTATTATATATGAGACCAGTTATAGGTGTAATTATAGGTCTATTAGCCGATAGAACTAAAGCTAGTCTTTGGATTATTATTGGATTCCTTTTAATGGCTCTAACGAGTTTAATTTTTGCACTTGGCATTATAAGTGATTCCACTCCGCTATTGTTTATTATGTCCATAGGCACTATGGCTATTGGAGTTTATTCAGCAAGAGTCTTATATTTTGCTACTTTAGAAGAGGCTAAAATTCCATTGGCTGTTACTGGTACAGCAGTTGGATTTATTTCTGTTGTAGGTTATACACCAGATATATTCACAGGTCTAGTCAATGGTTATTTTTTAGATAAATACAATGAAGTTACTGGACATCAAATTAC
Coding sequences within:
- the ettA gene encoding energy-dependent translational throttle protein EttA, whose translation is MSDDKKVIFAMSGLTKTFQGANTPVLKNIYLSFFYGAKIGILGLNGSGKSTLLKIIAGVDKNYQGDVIFQPGYTVGYLEQEPQLDDEKTVMEVVREGAAETVAILDEYNSINEQFGLEEVYSDADKMEKLMNRQAELQDQIDAAGAWELDTKLEIAMDALRTPDGDKKIGVLSGGERRRVALCRLLLKEPDVLLLDEPTNHLDAESVHWLEHHLAQYKGTVIAVTHDRYFLDNVAGWILELDRGEGIPWKGNYSSWLDQKSKRMAQESKTASKRQKTLERELEWVRQGAKGRQTKQKARLKNYDKLMSQDQKQLDEKLEIYIPNGKRLGTNVIEASGVAKGYDDKLLYDDLNFNLPQAGIVGVIGPNGAGKTTIFRMIMGEETPDKGEFKVGETAQIAYVDQKHSNIDPEKSIWQNFSDEQELVMMGGKQVNSRAYLSRFNFSGSEQNKKVKLLSGGERNRLHLAMTLKEEGNVLLLDEPTNDLDVNTLRALEEGLENFAGCAVVISHDRWFLDRICTHILAFEGDSQVYFFEGGFSDYEENKKKRLGGDLMPKRIKYRKLVR
- a CDS encoding MBL fold metallo-hydrolase codes for the protein MKALKSTLVLILIIALFNCKSEKENSEIAINNDSITKEENVKVIPITHGTLVLETESEVIYIDPTGGAEAFKGQKNSTLVLITDIHGDHLRKSTLEALKLNDVTIIGPKAVTDKIPSTTSKTIVTINNGDSYNHNTINIEAIPMYNLREEALKYHSKGRGNGYVLTVNNERIYISGDTEDIPEMRNLENIDKAFICMNLPWTMTVKNAANAVLEFKPKSVYPYHYRGSESMNDVELFKKLVNEGNSAIEVLLLDWY
- a CDS encoding serine hydrolase domain-containing protein, producing the protein MIFRSIKNIYSIVVFVLAFTACAQEKYRNTSLKPINHSEYNLDSLKSVLNSYVDRKQLAGLQTAIHHKGELIHYDSYGYANIERKKPLNEQSIFRIFSMTKPITSVGLMQLYEQGEFKLDDPLHLYIPEFENMTVFNEDNEIVPTKNAIKVIDLLRHSSALVMAEVQTQT
- a CDS encoding pirin family protein is translated as MKLNTIHRVGRSDFVNMGPIRLRQPLPTQQIEMVDPFILLHHYGPYEIHEKSNPFDLGPHPHRGFEPVTFLIQGEQLHRDSLGNESVVKAGDVQWTTAGRGIIHAEGPSKAFVKKGGTIEGIQLWLNLPAEKKMMEANYQHVKHEDFRIVTSDDGKIETRIIAGKLNQTFGRIGTQTAINAFMIEAKAGGKQTINFDNSQQGMLYLLKGQTKVNSATTLELNKNQIIQFNQDGDGFSIEAEDNSLLLFLSGEPFNEPVATYGPYVMNNQTEIMEAMRDYQMGKMGFLPTN
- a CDS encoding CAL67264 family membrane protein; the protein is MAMNKNTVLAWATTIMVIVGLGLIALGAFRYDDVAGWGFAAVGIGFFAIAWVFNALKGRV
- a CDS encoding pirin family protein, with the protein product MQTIIHKADTRGYADHGWLKSHHTFSFSSYQNPERNNFGMLRVLNDDLVQPKMGFGTHPHQNMEIISIPLKGALSHKDSMGNKRAIEVGEVQVMSAGTGLTHSEFNDSKMDEVNFLQLWIIPEEMSVKPNYEQREFPVEDRINKLQTVIAPKDKLEGDALPISQQAYIYRSNLDSGKSIDLNIKSSNNGLYIFVVDGNIEVDGNLLNKRDAIGISDTENIQIKSNGNSELVIVEVPMD
- a CDS encoding serine hydrolase domain-containing protein produces the protein MDKISKLPLLFEPGTAYEYGHSTEICGYLIEVLSGQPVENYLQEHILNPLNMKDIRFQLPKEKIKHFTTGYRAGNNGSLEIAELPEESMFINQPNFIRAGGGLVSTTNDYINFCKMLLNKGSLYGHQFLKPETIDLMTKNHLASVREHTPRLRILPNETGFGLGFSIAEQDNGSVVYGWGGAVGTYFRVDPEKDLAYIMMIQISPYRQLFLRETFQTLVNDVIKNKKNIHN